One window of the Runella slithyformis DSM 19594 genome contains the following:
- a CDS encoding tetratricopeptide repeat protein, with the protein MKHTPFIWVFFFLSQLAMAQKNKPVGETDAQKSQRFELESLLAEGMKYTAMEEYLRADSVLRSALKINAAIPALNYELARTLLKRERLDEAAIFSQKAAQLAPDNKYYAVQLAEIYTQQRKYSKAAEIYRGIIRQSTDNAEYGLELAAVNILDEKYEEALKSYDEVERALGVDEDLIHQKQRIYLKLDKPKKAIEEAQKLINAEPTEAQYVVELAQLLMMDKRPQDAKEQLEKALKINPDEANARMMLADIYRQSGDSKAAEQQIGQMFNNPNSDIDTKMQALVGLLREAKDDATRQEVLNRAAEIVKAHPKDMRAYVVYADLLVKADRKAEARDAYVKASRINSSMYEVWGAILQLDGDLNQIDSLLAHSEQALETFPNQGLFWYSNGSAYLVKRNYQKAVEALEEAQKLTSDNKELQGVIYAQLGDAYNGLGQHEKSDASYEEALKIEPKNDHVQNNYSYFLSLRKAKLERAKEMAAQVVSRNPDNATYLDTYAWVLYVMKDYKGARTHLEKAIALGKGVSGTIVEHYGDVLYQLGERDKAVEQWKKAKTMGENTSHIDKKIATGQLIE; encoded by the coding sequence ATGAAACACACGCCCTTTATTTGGGTATTCTTTTTTTTGAGCCAACTCGCAATGGCCCAAAAAAATAAGCCTGTAGGTGAAACCGACGCCCAAAAATCACAACGATTTGAGTTAGAATCTTTGCTGGCCGAAGGCATGAAATACACGGCCATGGAAGAATATCTCCGGGCCGACAGTGTATTGCGCAGCGCGTTGAAAATCAACGCAGCCATTCCTGCGCTGAATTATGAATTGGCACGTACCCTGCTCAAACGGGAGCGCTTGGACGAAGCCGCGATCTTTTCCCAAAAAGCCGCCCAACTCGCCCCGGACAATAAGTACTATGCCGTTCAATTAGCGGAAATTTATACCCAACAACGCAAATATTCCAAAGCGGCGGAAATCTACCGAGGCATCATCCGTCAAAGTACTGACAATGCCGAATACGGCCTCGAATTGGCGGCGGTCAATATTCTGGATGAGAAATACGAAGAAGCCCTTAAATCGTACGACGAGGTAGAACGAGCCTTGGGCGTAGACGAAGATCTGATCCACCAGAAGCAACGAATCTACCTCAAACTGGATAAGCCCAAAAAAGCCATTGAAGAAGCCCAAAAACTTATCAATGCCGAGCCTACCGAAGCACAATACGTGGTAGAATTGGCCCAGCTTCTGATGATGGACAAGCGCCCGCAGGACGCCAAAGAGCAATTGGAAAAAGCGCTGAAGATCAACCCCGACGAAGCCAATGCACGCATGATGCTGGCCGACATCTACCGTCAAAGCGGAGACAGCAAAGCCGCCGAGCAGCAGATCGGGCAGATGTTTAACAATCCTAACTCAGACATTGACACCAAAATGCAGGCACTGGTCGGTCTTTTGCGCGAAGCCAAAGACGACGCCACCCGTCAGGAAGTACTCAACCGAGCCGCCGAGATCGTAAAAGCGCACCCCAAAGACATGCGGGCGTACGTGGTCTATGCCGACCTATTGGTCAAAGCCGACCGCAAAGCAGAGGCCCGCGATGCGTACGTAAAGGCTTCGCGCATCAATAGCTCGATGTATGAAGTGTGGGGGGCTATTTTACAACTGGACGGTGACCTCAACCAAATTGACAGCTTATTGGCTCATTCAGAGCAGGCGCTCGAAACCTTTCCTAACCAGGGATTATTCTGGTACTCTAACGGCTCGGCCTATTTGGTCAAACGTAACTATCAAAAAGCCGTCGAGGCCTTAGAAGAGGCCCAAAAACTGACGTCTGACAACAAAGAATTGCAGGGCGTGATCTATGCCCAATTGGGCGATGCTTACAATGGATTGGGCCAGCACGAAAAATCGGATGCATCGTACGAAGAAGCCCTTAAAATAGAGCCTAAAAACGACCACGTCCAAAACAACTACAGCTATTTTCTGTCGTTGCGGAAAGCCAAGTTGGAACGAGCCAAAGAAATGGCGGCGCAGGTAGTAAGCCGCAACCCCGACAATGCCACCTATCTGGATACCTATGCGTGGGTGCTTTACGTCATGAAGGACTACAAAGGAGCTCGTACCCATTTAGAAAAAGCCATTGCATTGGGGAAAGGCGTATCCGGAACGATCGTCGAACACTACGGCGATGTACTTTACCAATTGGGCGAGCGGGACAAGGCCGTGGAGCAATGGAAAAAAGCCAAAACGATGGGCGAGAACACCTCCCATATAGACAAAAAAATAGCGACGGGGCAATTGATCGAATAA
- a CDS encoding rhomboid family intramembrane serine protease: MFNITPIVRNLLILNVVIFLLQDLSPNIVNWFALHPVMSSGFKPHQFVSYMFLHGNFGHLFSNMLGLFFFGPLLEQHVLGTKRFIIFYFMTGIGAGFLYAGINYIEMYQLSHAVDLYAQFPSPEAFLDFITRFAPELKQSALGFLNDFEDQPKNISYINDSVSFVKKLYQDRLNVPMLGASGAIFGIIAAFGLIFPNMEMMLLFFPIPIKAKYFVTFYALYELYAGVYIKDSGVAHFAHIGGMIFAYILLKVWRVKRMY; this comes from the coding sequence ATGTTCAATATTACTCCGATTGTACGGAATTTATTAATTCTTAACGTCGTCATATTTTTACTTCAAGACCTCAGTCCCAATATCGTTAATTGGTTTGCGTTACACCCGGTCATGAGCTCCGGCTTTAAGCCGCACCAATTTGTTTCGTACATGTTTTTGCATGGTAATTTCGGACACCTGTTCAGCAACATGCTTGGGCTTTTCTTTTTTGGACCCTTGTTGGAGCAGCACGTGCTTGGTACCAAGCGTTTTATTATTTTTTATTTTATGACCGGCATCGGTGCAGGATTTCTGTACGCCGGTATCAATTATATAGAAATGTATCAGTTGAGCCATGCCGTTGACCTGTACGCCCAATTCCCTTCTCCGGAAGCTTTTCTGGATTTTATTACCCGATTTGCTCCTGAACTGAAACAGAGTGCCTTAGGTTTTTTAAATGATTTTGAAGACCAACCCAAGAATATATCGTATATAAATGACAGTGTCAGTTTTGTAAAAAAATTATATCAGGATCGATTGAATGTTCCTATGCTGGGGGCATCCGGGGCAATTTTTGGCATCATTGCCGCATTTGGGCTTATTTTCCCCAACATGGAAATGATGCTGCTGTTTTTCCCGATTCCCATCAAAGCAAAATATTTTGTTACCTTTTACGCTTTATATGAACTATATGCGGGGGTTTATATCAAAGATTCGGGAGTAGCCCATTTTGCGCACATCGGAGGCATGATTTTTGCGTATATATTACTGAAAGTGTGGCGGGTGAAGCGGATGTATTGA
- the panB gene encoding 3-methyl-2-oxobutanoate hydroxymethyltransferase, translating into MSTQLSSLEIKRITTHIIQEMKNRGEKISALTAYDYSMARIVDAAGIDIILVGDSASNVIAGHETTLPITLDQMIYHAQGVVRAVKRAFVVVDLPFGSYQGNSRAALDSAIRIMKESGAHAVKLEGGMEVRDSIIRILSAGVPVMGHLGLTPQSIYKFGTYTVRAKEEAEAEKLLQDAKMLDEIGCFGMVLEKIPSNLTKQVSESVSIPTIGIGAGPNADGQILVLHDMLGITKEFKPRFLRRYADLHSIMTDAVAHYVKDVKANDFPNEKESY; encoded by the coding sequence ATGTCTACTCAACTTTCCTCCCTTGAGATAAAGCGTATCACTACGCACATCATTCAGGAAATGAAAAACCGGGGCGAAAAAATATCTGCCCTCACGGCCTACGATTATTCCATGGCGCGTATCGTCGATGCCGCCGGCATTGATATCATTCTGGTGGGCGATTCCGCTTCCAATGTAATCGCGGGTCACGAAACCACTCTGCCCATTACACTCGACCAGATGATCTACCACGCGCAGGGAGTAGTGCGGGCCGTAAAACGAGCTTTTGTGGTAGTGGATCTGCCTTTCGGTTCATACCAGGGCAATTCCCGCGCAGCGCTTGATTCAGCTATAAGAATCATGAAAGAATCCGGAGCGCACGCGGTTAAACTTGAAGGGGGGATGGAAGTGCGCGACTCCATCATCCGGATTTTGAGCGCGGGAGTACCCGTTATGGGTCACTTAGGGCTTACGCCGCAATCCATTTACAAATTCGGCACCTACACCGTTCGGGCCAAAGAAGAGGCCGAAGCCGAAAAGCTGTTACAGGATGCCAAAATGCTGGATGAGATCGGCTGCTTCGGAATGGTGTTGGAAAAAATTCCGTCGAATCTTACCAAACAGGTGTCAGAAAGCGTCAGCATTCCTACCATTGGGATCGGCGCGGGGCCTAACGCTGACGGGCAAATCCTCGTGCTTCACGATATGCTCGGCATCACCAAAGAATTTAAACCGCGTTTTCTGCGGAGATATGCTGATTTGCACAGCATCATGACCGATGCCGTGGCCCATTACGTTAAAGACGTCAAAGCCAATGATTTTCCGAATGAAAAAGAATCTTACTGA
- a CDS encoding rhomboid family intramembrane serine protease — translation MGSIFEDVKGEFSKTNNAVVKLILLNLFVFVTIIVLYIIFTFGQSPAYYDRVMEQLRLPADFNSFLYKPWTLLTNFFVHQGPFHIFFNMLSLYWFGRVLEEYLGSRRLTALYLLGGLGGGLLFLAMYNTLPYFQGELINTTLVGASGAIFAVILGAATLLPEHTFFVFLIGPVRLKYIAALCIIISMAQLVGPNAGGNLAHLAGAMVGFGFIKSLKKGHDWGAPIYAINDFFQKLFTRRPNVHVPQRARATTASAARHFNSSGDNSTILIPNQDEIDAILDKISKSGYESLTREEKQKLYKASQQ, via the coding sequence ATGGGCAGCATTTTTGAAGATGTTAAGGGGGAGTTTTCAAAGACCAACAATGCGGTTGTTAAACTCATACTATTGAATTTGTTCGTCTTTGTGACGATCATTGTTCTCTACATTATTTTTACTTTTGGTCAATCCCCCGCCTATTATGACCGGGTCATGGAGCAGTTACGTCTTCCTGCCGATTTTAATTCCTTTTTGTACAAACCCTGGACCTTACTGACCAACTTTTTTGTACATCAGGGACCTTTCCATATATTCTTCAATATGCTCTCGCTGTATTGGTTTGGCAGAGTATTGGAAGAATACCTCGGCAGTCGACGACTGACAGCCCTCTATTTATTAGGTGGTTTGGGGGGAGGACTCCTGTTTTTAGCCATGTATAATACACTGCCTTATTTTCAGGGGGAACTCATCAACACCACCCTTGTAGGAGCATCAGGGGCTATTTTTGCGGTTATTTTAGGAGCAGCAACGCTATTACCGGAGCATACCTTCTTTGTTTTTTTAATCGGCCCCGTTCGTTTGAAATACATTGCCGCGCTGTGCATTATCATTTCGATGGCTCAATTGGTGGGTCCCAATGCCGGTGGCAATCTGGCTCACTTAGCCGGAGCAATGGTAGGTTTTGGATTTATAAAATCACTCAAAAAGGGCCATGACTGGGGTGCTCCCATTTATGCCATCAATGATTTTTTTCAAAAACTGTTTACCCGAAGGCCCAATGTACATGTACCTCAACGTGCCCGGGCGACTACGGCTTCAGCGGCCCGTCACTTTAACTCAAGTGGTGATAATTCGACTATTTTAATCCCGAATCAAGACGAGATCGACGCTATTTTGGATAAAATATCTAAATCAGGCTACGAAAGTTTAACCCGCGAGGAGAAACAGAAACTCTACAAAGCGAGCCAGCAGTAA
- a CDS encoding DUF4292 domain-containing protein gives MKVKVPFLNKLFVDVCRVFFGYSRARTSFSNKNLRFYFINCGVIIPILLFSACHRPRQKTAAAPAADSLTAVVAKDTVTLSRKDSTAVIAPTPEPEEPKVNVNVETVDFKYLTARSKISFKSKDQDIDNANVNIRMLKDSVLWLSIVAGPIEVVRGLITRDSIQIVDRYHKEYYLYDFNTLSQKFNFQLNFELIQSILIGNMPIPKKENQRFKKEKDYFMLRQQEGKIMLENYIGEQNHRLKKLLVTEQPTKNSLTLNYDDFTQLNNYLFPYTSLIQLDYQSQKDNQLYQTVFRIKHQKVELSEKPVNFPFSIPQKYERK, from the coding sequence ATGAAAGTTAAGGTACCTTTTTTAAACAAACTTTTTGTTGACGTCTGCCGCGTTTTCTTTGGATACTCTCGTGCCCGAACGTCCTTTTCCAACAAAAATTTACGGTTTTATTTCATAAACTGCGGTGTCATTATACCGATTCTGCTTTTTTCAGCCTGTCATCGACCTCGACAGAAAACCGCGGCTGCACCTGCCGCCGACAGCCTTACGGCCGTTGTTGCAAAAGACACGGTTACTCTTTCCCGAAAAGATTCGACAGCCGTCATTGCCCCAACCCCTGAACCGGAAGAACCCAAAGTGAACGTCAACGTTGAAACGGTGGATTTTAAGTACCTGACGGCCCGGTCAAAAATATCTTTTAAAAGCAAAGACCAGGACATTGACAATGCCAACGTAAACATTCGAATGCTGAAAGACAGTGTGTTGTGGCTTTCGATTGTGGCCGGCCCCATCGAAGTGGTGAGGGGGCTCATTACCCGCGACTCTATTCAGATCGTAGACCGCTATCATAAAGAGTATTACCTGTACGATTTCAATACGTTGAGCCAAAAATTCAATTTTCAGTTAAACTTTGAGTTGATTCAATCCATTTTGATCGGCAATATGCCTATTCCCAAAAAAGAAAATCAGCGTTTTAAAAAAGAAAAAGATTATTTTATGCTTCGCCAGCAGGAAGGTAAAATCATGCTGGAAAACTACATTGGAGAGCAAAACCATCGTCTAAAAAAACTATTGGTGACGGAACAGCCGACCAAAAATTCCCTTACCCTCAATTACGACGATTTTACGCAACTGAACAATTATTTGTTTCCGTATACGAGTTTAATTCAGTTGGATTATCAGTCCCAAAAAGACAACCAACTGTATCAGACGGTCTTTCGAATAAAACATCAAAAAGTGGAATTGAGCGAAAAACCGGTAAATTTTCCATTCAGTATCCCCCAAAAATACGAAAGAAAATAA
- the mutL gene encoding DNA mismatch repair endonuclease MutL: MQDVIRLLPDAIANQIAAGEVVQRPASVVKELLENSIDAQAKNIQVIIRDAGRTLIQIIDDGGGMSETDARMSFERHATSKIRHADDLFRIRTMGFRGEALASIAAVAQIEMRTRRPSDEIGILLRMEGSELKSQESVACLPGTNILVKNLFFNVPARRNFLKTNSVEMRHILDEFQRVALAHPEISFSLYHNDTEVYNLYSGKLSRRIVDMFGKNYREQLIQCQEETPYVTVKGFVGKPDFARKTRGEQFFFVNDRYVKHNYLHHAVLAAYEATISEGSHPFYVLMLDIDPSHIDINIHPTKTEIKFDDERSVYALLMAAIRKAISINHLSHSIDFEANVNFLNPMSGLGNRSAATTGTSPKPQSVNWDLPSHPPLPSSRREETNLSHWEKLFDGFQKPEPAPVQATLDLRETEDFSEPLTPTLGSRANAMSAEDENIKNRRLAVQIQNRYVVSAVKSGMMLIDQRAAYERVLYDRYVKQLGSQSAASQQLLFPATVRLPLTDIPVVLEIREEITALGFDFDALGPDTLVVRSVPSDLPGENIQELFEELCEQLQQSYDELRNNRTEATARTLARRFASRYLVRLSSDEIEKLINQLFISSNPNYTPGGEPIFIILSLDKIAHLFKSN; encoded by the coding sequence ATGCAAGATGTAATTCGCCTGTTGCCCGATGCCATTGCCAACCAGATTGCGGCGGGGGAAGTGGTGCAACGCCCTGCTTCTGTCGTCAAGGAGTTGCTGGAGAATTCCATTGATGCACAGGCTAAAAATATACAGGTCATCATCCGCGACGCCGGCCGTACCCTTATTCAGATCATCGATGACGGCGGCGGTATGTCTGAAACCGACGCCCGCATGAGTTTTGAACGCCACGCTACCTCAAAAATTCGGCATGCCGACGACCTTTTCAGAATCAGAACCATGGGTTTTCGGGGAGAAGCGTTGGCCTCCATTGCCGCCGTTGCCCAAATTGAAATGCGGACCCGCCGCCCTTCCGACGAAATCGGTATCCTGCTCCGAATGGAAGGCTCCGAGCTCAAATCGCAGGAATCGGTTGCCTGTCTGCCGGGCACCAACATTCTGGTCAAAAATCTTTTTTTCAACGTTCCTGCCCGACGTAATTTTCTTAAAACCAATTCGGTGGAAATGCGTCATATTCTGGATGAATTTCAGCGGGTAGCATTAGCCCATCCGGAAATAAGTTTTTCGCTGTACCATAACGATACGGAAGTCTATAATCTTTATTCAGGAAAACTGAGTAGACGTATCGTGGACATGTTTGGAAAAAATTACCGCGAACAGTTGATACAGTGTCAGGAAGAAACCCCCTACGTTACCGTGAAAGGGTTTGTAGGCAAGCCTGATTTTGCCCGAAAAACCCGAGGGGAGCAGTTTTTCTTTGTCAATGACCGGTATGTTAAACATAACTATCTGCACCACGCAGTACTGGCTGCCTATGAAGCCACCATTTCGGAAGGCAGTCATCCCTTTTATGTCTTAATGCTGGACATTGACCCGTCTCACATCGACATCAATATCCACCCCACCAAAACAGAAATCAAATTTGATGACGAGCGCTCGGTCTATGCGCTTCTAATGGCAGCCATCCGTAAAGCCATCAGCATCAATCACCTTTCACATTCCATTGACTTTGAAGCAAATGTCAATTTTCTGAACCCCATGTCGGGGTTGGGAAACCGATCTGCTGCGACAACAGGTACGTCTCCCAAACCTCAGAGCGTCAATTGGGATCTGCCGTCGCATCCTCCTCTGCCCTCTTCCCGGCGTGAGGAAACGAATTTATCTCATTGGGAAAAATTGTTTGACGGGTTTCAGAAACCGGAACCTGCGCCGGTACAGGCAACGCTGGACCTGAGAGAGACTGAAGACTTTTCGGAGCCGCTTACCCCTACGCTAGGCAGTCGGGCCAATGCCATGAGCGCCGAAGATGAAAATATAAAGAACCGACGTTTGGCGGTGCAAATTCAAAATCGCTACGTGGTTTCTGCCGTAAAGTCAGGGATGATGCTCATTGACCAACGTGCGGCTTACGAACGGGTATTGTATGACCGGTATGTAAAACAACTGGGCAGTCAAAGCGCCGCTTCACAACAGCTGCTGTTTCCGGCCACAGTCAGATTACCTTTGACCGATATTCCGGTTGTTCTTGAAATACGGGAAGAAATTACAGCCTTAGGCTTTGATTTTGATGCTTTAGGGCCCGATACGCTCGTCGTACGCAGTGTTCCGAGCGACCTGCCCGGTGAAAATATACAGGAGCTGTTTGAAGAATTATGCGAGCAATTACAACAGAGCTATGATGAACTGCGGAACAATCGCACTGAAGCGACGGCCCGCACGTTGGCACGACGTTTTGCGTCCAGGTATTTAGTGCGGCTGTCGTCAGATGAAATCGAAAAACTGATCAATCAGCTTTTTATTTCCTCAAACCCCAATTACACCCCGGGCGGCGAACCCATTTTCATTATTTTATCGTTGGATAAAATAGCTCACCTATTTAAGAGCAACTAA
- a CDS encoding murein hydrolase activator EnvC family protein — protein MLKLSALIAVVLLLSCVSAVAQKSRQQLEKEKRENMERLQELQGILKQTTEQKRATLGQLKAIKQQISAQNRKIDLINDDLKLMDSELNELQQAKIALDKDLEKLRDEYARMVYNASKRNNSLNELSFLFSAPTFNQFLVRYKYLKQYTDEREKQVAQMKKVQSLMIAKSTSISNKKKDQENALKSRIAEGKNLEQLRGTQDKVVKELSSREVEIKGEVAEVRKANKQLENALTRIIQREIEERRERARAAAREKAARDRAEREAAARAAAERAKEKDNDKEEITKTEPPVAKPEPKKEAVNDDGMNEEEVSLASSFAANRGRLPWPVPGFISDGFGTKEVLKNVFQENQGVDIQTNAGTAVHTVYDGVVMDVTNMGVMRNVVFVQHGDFYTVYAKLKNVNVRPGQKLKARETIGVVATDGDGVSEVNFQIWKNTSKLNPEVWLRPR, from the coding sequence ATGTTAAAACTTTCCGCATTGATCGCGGTAGTGCTGTTGTTATCCTGTGTTTCGGCCGTGGCTCAAAAAAGCCGTCAGCAGCTTGAGAAAGAAAAGCGTGAAAACATGGAGCGCTTACAGGAATTACAGGGGATTTTGAAGCAAACCACCGAACAGAAACGCGCAACATTAGGTCAGTTGAAAGCCATTAAGCAACAAATCAGCGCCCAAAATCGTAAGATAGACCTCATCAACGATGATTTGAAGCTGATGGATTCTGAACTCAATGAATTACAACAAGCCAAGATCGCATTGGATAAAGACCTGGAAAAATTACGCGATGAATATGCCCGCATGGTGTACAATGCATCGAAACGTAATAATAGCCTGAATGAATTAAGCTTTCTTTTTTCGGCCCCCACTTTCAACCAATTTTTGGTTCGTTATAAATACCTGAAGCAATATACCGACGAACGCGAAAAGCAGGTGGCCCAAATGAAAAAAGTGCAGTCACTCATGATAGCCAAGTCTACCAGCATCAGCAACAAGAAAAAGGACCAGGAAAATGCCCTTAAAAGCAGGATTGCGGAAGGTAAGAATCTGGAACAGTTGCGCGGCACGCAGGATAAAGTGGTCAAAGAATTGAGCAGCCGCGAAGTGGAGATCAAAGGTGAAGTAGCCGAGGTTAGAAAAGCAAACAAGCAGTTGGAAAACGCCCTGACACGCATTATCCAGCGCGAAATAGAGGAAAGACGTGAGCGCGCCCGCGCGGCGGCCCGTGAAAAAGCCGCCCGCGACCGAGCCGAGCGCGAAGCTGCCGCCCGAGCCGCCGCCGAAAGAGCTAAGGAAAAAGACAACGATAAAGAAGAGATCACCAAGACAGAGCCGCCGGTCGCTAAGCCTGAACCCAAGAAAGAAGCTGTTAATGATGACGGGATGAATGAAGAAGAAGTATCATTGGCTTCCTCCTTCGCCGCAAATCGTGGCCGGTTACCCTGGCCCGTTCCCGGGTTTATTTCCGACGGTTTCGGCACGAAGGAGGTACTCAAAAATGTCTTTCAGGAAAATCAGGGGGTAGATATACAAACCAATGCCGGAACAGCGGTTCATACCGTTTATGACGGCGTGGTCATGGACGTCACCAACATGGGTGTGATGCGCAATGTAGTGTTTGTCCAACACGGTGATTTTTATACCGTTTATGCCAAACTGAAAAATGTAAACGTTCGGCCGGGACAAAAATTAAAAGCCCGTGAAACTATCGGGGTAGTCGCCACTGACGGTGACGGTGTTTCTGAGGTCAACTTTCAGATCTGGAAAAACACCAGTAAGCTCAATCCGGAAGTATGGCTTCGTCCAAGATAA
- a CDS encoding DUF6787 family protein — MTWINKLKNRWGVTTGWQVVVILLVFACTGFTVMYTKRWLTRWLSLESTWAVWIFNILIILPLYQVILLIYGWLFGQFQFFWGFEKKMFRRLINIFYRKNS; from the coding sequence ATGACCTGGATCAATAAACTCAAAAACCGTTGGGGAGTGACAACAGGATGGCAAGTAGTAGTGATACTGCTTGTCTTTGCCTGCACGGGCTTTACGGTGATGTATACGAAGCGGTGGCTCACCCGGTGGCTTTCCCTTGAAAGCACTTGGGCGGTGTGGATATTTAATATCCTGATTATTCTGCCCCTTTACCAAGTCATCCTGCTGATCTACGGATGGCTCTTCGGGCAATTTCAATTCTTTTGGGGCTTCGAGAAAAAAATGTTCAGGCGCCTGATAAACATATTTTACCGCAAGAACTCATAA
- a CDS encoding RluA family pseudouridine synthase, with the protein MAKPFHVVYEDNHLIIVNKAAGILVQGDSTGDVPLLDLVKNYIKDKYEKPGDVFLGTVHRIDRPVSGLVVFARTSKALERMNEIFRKRDVQKTYWAVVRRRPPKKQDKLVSWIVKDDNKNVVTAYDYPAANAQKAELTYRLLGEINKHYLLEVSPLTGRPHQIRVQLAQIGCPIRGDVKYGSPKPNHDGSINLHARRLFFTHPVKKESILCRASLPNDPFWEEFLDLDPEEIGPEHLAFLHE; encoded by the coding sequence ATGGCCAAGCCATTTCACGTAGTATACGAAGACAATCACCTGATCATTGTCAATAAAGCTGCCGGTATCCTTGTACAGGGAGACTCCACCGGGGATGTTCCTTTATTGGATCTGGTGAAAAATTACATCAAAGACAAATACGAAAAACCGGGAGATGTTTTTTTAGGAACGGTTCACCGCATCGACCGTCCCGTAAGCGGTTTGGTGGTCTTTGCCCGAACTTCCAAAGCCCTTGAACGCATGAACGAGATCTTTCGTAAACGCGACGTTCAGAAAACGTATTGGGCGGTTGTGCGTCGGCGCCCTCCCAAAAAACAGGATAAATTGGTCAGTTGGATTGTCAAAGATGACAATAAAAATGTGGTCACGGCCTACGATTACCCGGCGGCCAACGCCCAAAAAGCGGAACTTACGTATCGGCTGTTGGGAGAAATCAACAAACATTATTTACTGGAAGTAAGCCCCTTAACGGGCCGTCCGCACCAGATTAGGGTGCAGTTGGCGCAAATAGGCTGCCCGATACGCGGCGATGTAAAATACGGCTCCCCCAAGCCCAATCACGACGGAAGTATCAATCTCCACGCACGTCGGTTATTTTTTACGCATCCGGTCAAAAAGGAATCTATTTTATGCCGCGCATCCTTGCCAAATGACCCCTTTTGGGAGGAGTTTTTGGATCTGGACCCCGAAGAGATCGGACCGGAGCACCTGGCTTTTTTGCACGAGTAA